In Companilactobacillus allii, one genomic interval encodes:
- a CDS encoding 6-phospho-beta-glucosidase produces MSEKSGLRKDFLWGGAVAANQLEGAFDVDNKGVSVSDIMTAGAYQQPREITDGIIPGKNYPNHEAIDFYHHYKEDIKLFAEMGYKCFRTSIAWTRIFPNGDEDEPNEAGLKFYDDMFDECLKYGIEPVITLSHFEMPYHLVTEYGGWRNRKVIDFFVKFARVCFERYADKVKYWMTFNEINNQTTFTNDFSIATDSGLIFRNNESEDEREKLMYQASHYEVVASALAVKIGHKINPDFVIGNMVNFTPVYPASSDPSDILLAEKAMQRRYWWADVQALGEYPVGMEAYFKNHNLREDITEEDRVVLKEGTVDYVGFSYYNSMTVKHSKDNPEFKFIGDRETVKNPNLKYNDWGWPVDPIGLRYSMNWLTEHYHKPLMIVENGFGAYDKVEKDGSIHDPYRVDYLRAHIEQMITAVNEDGIDLMGYTPWGCIDLVSAGTGQMSKRYGFIYVDKDDEGNGTLARSKKDSFYWYQKVIRTNGADIK; encoded by the coding sequence ATGTCGGAAAAAAGTGGTTTAAGAAAAGATTTCTTGTGGGGTGGTGCTGTTGCTGCCAACCAACTAGAAGGAGCTTTTGATGTTGATAACAAGGGTGTTAGTGTAAGTGACATTATGACTGCCGGTGCTTACCAACAACCTCGTGAAATCACTGATGGAATTATTCCAGGTAAAAATTACCCTAATCATGAGGCAATTGATTTTTATCACCATTATAAAGAAGATATTAAGTTGTTTGCTGAAATGGGATACAAGTGTTTTAGAACATCAATTGCTTGGACAAGAATTTTTCCAAATGGTGACGAAGATGAACCTAACGAAGCAGGATTGAAGTTTTATGATGACATGTTTGATGAATGTCTTAAATATGGAATTGAACCAGTCATCACACTATCTCATTTTGAAATGCCATATCATCTAGTTACAGAATATGGTGGATGGAGAAATCGTAAGGTTATAGATTTCTTTGTTAAATTTGCTAGAGTTTGTTTCGAACGCTATGCAGACAAAGTTAAGTATTGGATGACATTTAATGAAATAAACAATCAAACAACATTCACAAATGACTTCTCAATTGCTACTGACTCTGGTTTGATCTTTAGAAATAACGAATCAGAAGATGAACGTGAAAAGTTGATGTATCAAGCTTCACATTATGAAGTTGTTGCTAGTGCTCTAGCTGTTAAAATTGGACATAAAATTAACCCTGATTTCGTTATTGGTAACATGGTTAATTTCACACCAGTTTATCCAGCATCATCAGATCCATCAGATATCTTGTTGGCAGAAAAGGCTATGCAAAGACGTTACTGGTGGGCTGATGTTCAAGCGCTTGGAGAATATCCAGTTGGCATGGAAGCTTACTTTAAGAACCACAATTTGAGAGAAGATATTACTGAAGAAGATCGTGTAGTACTAAAAGAAGGTACTGTCGATTATGTTGGATTCAGTTATTACAACTCAATGACTGTTAAGCATAGTAAGGATAATCCAGAATTCAAATTTATTGGTGATCGTGAAACAGTTAAGAATCCTAATTTGAAATATAATGATTGGGGCTGGCCAGTTGATCCTATTGGATTGAGATATTCAATGAACTGGTTAACTGAACACTACCATAAGCCATTGATGATAGTTGAAAATGGTTTTGGTGCATACGATAAAGTTGAAAAAGATGGAAGTATTCATGATCCATATCGTGTTGATTACTTACGTGCACATATTGAACAAATGATTACAGCAGTTAATGAAGATGGAATTGACTTAATGGGATACACTCCATGGGGTTGTATTGATCTTGTTTCTGCTGGAACAGGACAAATGTCTAAGAGATATGGCTTCATTTACGTTGATAAAGACGATGAAGGAAATGGAACACTTGCTCGTTCCAAGAAAGATTCATTCTATTGGTATCAAAAAGTTATCCGTACAAACGGGGCTGATATTAAATAA
- a CDS encoding 6-phospho-beta-glucosidase, which translates to MSEGIEMPKDFLWGGAVAAHQLEGGWQEGKKGVSIADVMTAGSNGVARKVTDGVKDGEIYPNHWGNDFYHMYPEDIKLFAEMGLKCFRTSIAWTRIFPNGDEEEPNEAGLKFYDDMFDKCLKYNIQPVITLSHFEIPYHLVKEYGGWRNRKMIDFFDHFAEVCFRRYKDKVKYWMTFNEINNQIDFRDPHPLLQDSGLEMTDEDNWEEVMLQAAHYEFVASAKAVQLAHKINPEMQVGSMIAMCPVYPLTSKPQDIMKAERAMQYRYFYGDVQALGFYPEWMEKYRDRKGYDLDITNADLATIKAGTVDYVGFSYYMSFTTKAHDGETHFDFDEHNDLVSNPTVPKTDWGWQIDSVGLRYGMNWMTTRWHKPLFIVENGFGAHDKLEADKTIHDDYRISYFHDHILEMEKAVKEDGIDLIGYTPWGFIDLISASTGEMKKRYGMIYVDQDDEGNGSKNRYKKDSFYWFKKVIESNGKDLGTDIQK; encoded by the coding sequence ATGAGTGAAGGAATTGAGATGCCAAAAGATTTTCTTTGGGGTGGCGCTGTTGCTGCTCACCAGCTTGAGGGTGGTTGGCAAGAAGGTAAAAAAGGTGTCAGTATTGCGGACGTTATGACAGCTGGATCTAATGGAGTTGCTAGAAAGGTTACTGATGGTGTAAAGGATGGAGAAATCTATCCTAATCATTGGGGTAATGATTTCTATCACATGTATCCAGAGGATATTAAGTTATTTGCCGAAATGGGATTGAAGTGTTTTAGAACTTCAATTGCTTGGACAAGAATATTCCCAAATGGTGATGAAGAAGAGCCTAATGAAGCTGGCTTAAAATTTTATGATGATATGTTTGACAAATGTTTGAAATATAATATTCAACCAGTAATCACTCTGTCTCATTTTGAAATACCTTATCACTTGGTTAAGGAATATGGCGGCTGGCGAAATCGTAAGATGATTGATTTCTTTGATCACTTTGCCGAAGTTTGTTTCAGACGTTATAAAGATAAGGTCAAGTATTGGATGACTTTCAATGAAATCAATAATCAAATTGACTTTAGAGACCCACATCCATTGTTACAAGATTCTGGTCTTGAAATGACTGATGAGGATAATTGGGAAGAAGTAATGTTGCAAGCTGCACATTATGAGTTTGTTGCTAGTGCAAAAGCAGTTCAATTAGCACATAAAATCAATCCTGAAATGCAAGTAGGATCAATGATTGCAATGTGTCCAGTATATCCACTAACATCTAAGCCACAAGATATTATGAAAGCAGAACGTGCAATGCAATATCGCTACTTTTATGGAGATGTTCAAGCACTTGGCTTTTATCCAGAATGGATGGAGAAATATCGTGACCGTAAAGGATATGATCTAGATATTACCAATGCAGATCTAGCAACTATCAAGGCCGGTACAGTAGATTATGTTGGGTTCAGCTATTACATGTCATTTACAACTAAGGCACATGATGGAGAGACTCACTTTGATTTTGATGAGCACAATGATTTGGTTTCAAATCCAACCGTTCCTAAGACAGACTGGGGTTGGCAAATAGATTCCGTTGGTCTTCGTTACGGTATGAATTGGATGACGACTCGTTGGCACAAGCCATTATTTATAGTTGAAAATGGATTTGGAGCTCATGACAAATTAGAAGCTGATAAGACTATTCATGATGATTATCGTATTTCATATTTCCATGATCATATTTTGGAAATGGAAAAAGCTGTTAAAGAAGATGGAATCGACCTTATTGGATATACACCATGGGGCTTCATCGATCTTATTTCAGCAAGCACTGGTGAAATGAAGAAACGTTATGGAATGATTTATGTCGATCAAGATGACGAAGGTAATGGTTCAAAGAATCGTTACAAGAAAGACTCATTCTATTGGTTTAAAAAAGTTATTGAATCAAATGGTAAAGATTTAGGAACAGATATTCAAAAATAA
- a CDS encoding PTS lactose/cellobiose transporter subunit IIA produces MAEEEHDEQLQTIMGLIINGGNAKSSAFEAINAAKKGQFTVADQKLKESDGFLVDAHNVQTGMLTNEANGDHAKVTLLMVHSQDHIMNAITFRDLAGEIVDLYKKLAKDAR; encoded by the coding sequence ATGGCTGAAGAAGAACACGATGAACAACTACAAACAATTATGGGATTGATCATTAATGGTGGTAATGCTAAAAGCTCAGCATTTGAAGCTATCAATGCTGCTAAGAAGGGCCAATTTACCGTTGCTGATCAAAAGTTAAAGGAATCAGATGGTTTCTTAGTTGATGCACATAATGTTCAAACTGGAATGTTAACTAATGAAGCAAATGGTGATCATGCAAAAGTTACATTATTAATGGTTCACTCACAAGATCATATTATGAATGCAATTACATTTAGAGATCTTGCTGGCGAAATCGTCGACTTATATAAGAAGTTAGCCAAGGATGCTAGATAA
- a CDS encoding PTS sugar transporter subunit IIB: MAERTIMLCCAAGMSTSLLVSKMQKAATADGIDAEIFATAAADADSKIEEKHPEVLMLGPQVRYLEGQFKDKLSIPVEVINMQDYGMMNGEKVFKRALELIG, from the coding sequence ATGGCTGAAAGAACAATTATGTTATGCTGCGCCGCAGGTATGTCAACAAGTTTATTAGTTTCAAAGATGCAAAAGGCTGCTACAGCAGATGGAATAGATGCAGAAATCTTTGCTACAGCTGCTGCTGATGCAGATTCAAAGATTGAAGAAAAACATCCAGAAGTACTTATGCTTGGACCTCAAGTTAGATATCTTGAAGGACAATTCAAGGATAAGCTTTCAATTCCTGTTGAAGTAATCAACATGCAAGACTATGGAATGATGAATGGTGAAAAAGTATTCAAGAGAGCTTTGGAATTAATTGGTTAA
- a CDS encoding Cof-type HAD-IIB family hydrolase encodes MIKFIGTDLDGTLLNSYSQVPLENADAIRRAVNSGIIYAICSGRTLHSVNKFFKNDLKIDGYRVVLNGGVVVNPKGETVVDSPIDHDIVDEILKRVEFSNFKVVIDGMNYTYVYDPKKSWTTYFEGMSRHNVHANSIDDLRKKNEDPNFKIYKVCFSTTPKRVFELRKKLESLATLPVTISRSGSSYFEINAQDVTKLSALQKISELESIPMASSMCFGDYGNDFDMIREVGYGVAMDNAIEKVKDVAWNITKTNNENGVGVMIDRVLNGEFEKKNHRSNIDY; translated from the coding sequence ATGATCAAATTTATTGGAACTGATTTAGATGGGACATTACTTAATAGTTACAGCCAAGTACCATTGGAAAACGCTGATGCTATAAGAAGAGCTGTGAATTCAGGGATTATTTACGCAATTTGTTCTGGAAGAACATTACATTCAGTAAATAAATTTTTTAAAAATGATTTAAAAATAGACGGATATAGGGTAGTTCTCAATGGTGGAGTGGTGGTCAATCCCAAAGGTGAAACGGTAGTTGACAGTCCGATAGATCACGATATTGTTGACGAGATATTGAAGCGTGTTGAGTTTAGCAATTTTAAAGTGGTTATTGACGGGATGAATTACACATATGTCTATGATCCTAAAAAGAGTTGGACAACTTATTTTGAGGGAATGAGTAGACATAATGTTCACGCCAATTCTATAGACGATCTTCGAAAGAAAAATGAGGATCCAAATTTCAAGATTTACAAGGTATGTTTTAGCACCACTCCCAAACGTGTATTTGAGCTTCGTAAGAAGTTAGAGTCATTAGCCACACTACCGGTCACGATCAGTCGATCTGGCTCCAGTTATTTTGAAATCAACGCACAGGATGTAACGAAACTTTCAGCTCTACAAAAGATTTCAGAACTAGAAAGTATCCCAATGGCTAGTTCTATGTGTTTTGGTGACTATGGGAACGATTTTGATATGATACGAGAAGTTGGTTATGGAGTCGCGATGGATAATGCCATTGAGAAAGTTAAAGACGTGGCATGGAACATTACTAAGACTAATAACGAAAATGGCGTTGGGGTCATGATTGATCGTGTATTAAACGGTGAATTTGAAAAGAAAAATCATAGAAGTAATATAGATTATTGA
- the aroA gene encoding 3-phosphoshikimate 1-carboxyvinyltransferase, giving the protein MKYRFQGEMTVPGDKSIAHRAIILGALAKGVTQISNFSFSEDLSTTVKLFQDLGVKMHIEPTTKDMIIKGSNHEFNPITHNLNLNNVGELQSLIMGMLSTIPDTYTLSGGKFLDKRPFDNLALLLTDMGVGLNRLSSDYLPLEITGSNKLQGITYQQDIASAQIKSGLIFASLYADSKTEILRKMPTRNHTEVLANYFGADIVTDQNVITVNPKNTQLIGQNLTIPGDFSSAAFYIVGALLAENSHLVLRHVGLNSTRIGLLDVIKQMGGNIEITNRSNNSVEPFGDLTIVNQKLHSTTIGAKQVPFIIDEIPLIALMASQASGETIIEDVHDVHLQMSDRITNMRVELAKLGIIMTVNDDSIVIKGNQTIHVKDDVDSHDDHRIAMMLCIASNLIDTPFQIKNIEAIDISYPDFISDMKKVLFAG; this is encoded by the coding sequence ATGAAATATAGATTTCAGGGCGAAATGACAGTACCCGGGGATAAAAGTATTGCTCATCGAGCAATTATTCTAGGAGCATTAGCCAAAGGCGTAACGCAGATTAGTAATTTTTCTTTTTCAGAGGATCTATCTACGACTGTTAAGTTATTTCAAGACCTTGGTGTCAAAATGCATATTGAACCCACTACTAAGGACATGATTATTAAGGGGTCAAATCATGAATTCAATCCAATTACACATAATTTGAATTTAAATAATGTAGGAGAATTACAAAGTTTGATAATGGGGATGTTATCGACTATTCCAGATACATACACTTTAAGTGGCGGAAAATTTCTAGATAAGCGTCCTTTTGATAACTTGGCATTGTTATTGACTGATATGGGCGTTGGCTTAAACCGGTTATCAAGTGATTATTTGCCACTAGAAATTACAGGTTCAAATAAGCTACAAGGAATAACTTATCAACAAGATATAGCTAGTGCACAAATTAAAAGTGGACTGATATTTGCCAGTCTATATGCAGATTCAAAAACTGAAATACTGCGAAAAATGCCGACACGAAATCATACAGAAGTGTTGGCAAATTATTTTGGAGCAGATATTGTAACTGATCAAAATGTTATTACCGTTAATCCAAAAAATACTCAATTGATTGGTCAAAATTTGACGATTCCAGGCGATTTTTCATCAGCAGCGTTTTATATCGTTGGTGCCTTGTTAGCAGAAAACAGTCATTTAGTACTTCGACATGTAGGATTAAACTCAACTAGAATTGGCTTATTGGATGTAATTAAGCAAATGGGCGGTAATATCGAAATAACCAATCGATCTAATAATAGTGTTGAGCCATTTGGTGATTTGACAATAGTTAACCAAAAATTACATAGTACAACGATCGGCGCGAAACAGGTCCCATTCATTATTGATGAGATTCCACTTATTGCCCTAATGGCTTCTCAGGCCAGTGGTGAAACAATTATTGAAGATGTCCATGACGTTCATTTACAGATGAGTGATCGGATAACCAATATGCGTGTTGAACTGGCCAAATTAGGTATTATTATGACGGTGAATGATGATTCTATCGTTATTAAAGGTAACCAAACGATCCACGTTAAAGACGATGTTGACAGTCATGACGATCATCGCATCGCTATGATGTTGTGTATTGCATCGAATTTAATTGATACACCGTTTCAAATTAAAAATATTGAAGCAATCGATATTTCATATCCAGATTTCATCTCTGATATGAAAAAGGTATTGTTTGCCGGGTAG
- a CDS encoding M20 family metallopeptidase, translating into MKTFITDKVQNDAIHELSKVIAVPSYCEEAGENEPFGPGPKKALEKVLEIAESIGFTTHIDPKGYYGYADIGEGDQIFGLVCHMDVVPAGNIDAWNTEPFKMVEKDGKLFGRGTQDDKGPSVASMFAVKSIMDAGYTFNKKIRFIFGTDEETLWRCLAQYNKFESPIDMGIAPDAEFPLIYAEKGLQQSYLVGEGSDELNLNIVDAFNAVPGKAIYNGPKQDEVFEALQNHKFDADMTSDGIEIHGNSVHAMNAPEGTNATVRLGIALADVFPDVKILQFLKKFGEDANATNLLGDISDDVSGKLTFNISSLEINSKRSRLQIDMRIPVKVDHDELIKKVEEAVKPFDIKYENFDYVAPLYVPTDTELVKTLMSAYQDVTGDTKSKPAISGGATFARTMNNCVAFGAMLPTTPDFMHQVNENWSKADMRKAMEIIAEAVYRLCV; encoded by the coding sequence ATGAAAACATTTATCACAGATAAAGTTCAAAATGATGCAATTCACGAATTAAGTAAGGTAATTGCAGTTCCCTCATATTGTGAAGAGGCTGGGGAAAATGAACCATTTGGTCCTGGTCCTAAAAAGGCCTTAGAAAAGGTTTTGGAAATTGCTGAAAGTATTGGATTTACAACACACATTGATCCTAAGGGTTATTATGGTTATGCCGATATTGGTGAGGGTGATCAGATATTTGGTTTAGTGTGTCACATGGATGTTGTTCCGGCAGGAAATATTGATGCTTGGAATACTGAACCATTCAAGATGGTTGAAAAAGATGGAAAGTTATTTGGCCGTGGTACACAAGATGATAAAGGTCCAAGTGTTGCCTCAATGTTTGCTGTTAAATCCATTATGGATGCTGGCTATACTTTCAATAAAAAAATTCGTTTTATCTTTGGTACTGACGAAGAAACACTTTGGAGATGTCTCGCACAATATAACAAGTTTGAATCTCCAATTGACATGGGAATTGCACCAGATGCTGAATTCCCATTGATATATGCTGAAAAAGGATTACAACAATCTTATTTGGTTGGTGAAGGTTCTGATGAGTTGAATCTTAATATTGTAGATGCCTTCAACGCTGTGCCCGGTAAAGCAATTTACAATGGTCCAAAGCAAGATGAGGTATTTGAAGCATTACAAAATCATAAGTTTGATGCTGATATGACCTCTGACGGTATCGAGATTCACGGTAACTCAGTTCATGCAATGAATGCCCCAGAAGGAACTAATGCGACTGTCAGACTCGGTATTGCTTTAGCAGATGTTTTTCCAGATGTAAAAATCCTTCAATTTTTGAAGAAATTCGGGGAAGATGCTAATGCTACCAACTTATTGGGTGATATATCCGATGATGTATCTGGTAAATTGACCTTTAATATTTCGAGTTTGGAGATAAATTCCAAAAGATCACGTCTGCAAATTGATATGAGAATCCCAGTAAAAGTGGACCACGATGAATTAATTAAAAAAGTCGAAGAAGCAGTTAAACCATTTGATATTAAATATGAGAACTTTGACTATGTAGCACCTTTGTACGTTCCAACTGATACTGAGCTTGTAAAAACATTAATGTCAGCGTATCAAGATGTAACAGGTGATACTAAATCTAAACCAGCTATTTCAGGTGGTGCAACCTTTGCTAGAACTATGAATAATTGTGTTGCATTTGGTGCAATGCTACCAACTACTCCTGATTTCATGCATCAGGTTAATGAAAATTGGAGCAAGGCAGATATGAGAAAAGCAATGGAGATAATTGCTGAAGCTGTATATCGTTTATGTGTCTAG